GGAAGATTGTGGGCAAGCGGCGGGACGAACAACTCGCCGTTCAAGGATCCGGCCTGGCCCGCTTCAGCCACCCCAGTTATCGAACATGCACGCTAGGCTACGGCAGATCATCCCGCCCTCTCGGGCAGGAGCAGCACCTTGCGGCAAGCACCGCCCCAGCCAAGGAGAACGCGGCACATGACTCAGCATCAGGGATCCCTCGCCGGCAAGGTCGCCCTGATCACCGGAGCCAGCAGCGGGATCGGCGCCGCAGCCGCCCGCGTCTTCACCCGCGAGGGTGCCCGGGTCGTCCTGGTCGCCCGGCGCGAAGACCGGCTGCAGACGCTGGTCAAGGAACTGCACGCGGTCGGCGCCGAAGCGTCCTACTGCACCGGCGACGTACAGATCGCCACCGACATGCAACGCGCCGTCGCATACGCCGTCGACACCTGCGGACGCCTGGACATCGCCTTCAACAACGCAGGCGCCGCAGCGGAGAAGAGCCCTCTGCACCTCATGGACGACGCCACCTACGACCGGATCATGGACACCAACGTCCGCGGCGTGTGGAACTGCCTGCGCCCTCAGATCAGCGCCATGCTCACCACCGGCAGCGGCGCCATCGTCAACACCAGCAGCGTCGCCGGTCTCGTCGCCACCTCCGTCGCCGCCCCTTACATCGCTGCCAAGCACGCGGTGATCGGCCTCACCAAAGTCGCCGCAGTCGAATACGCCCCCCACCACATCCGGATCAACGCCATCGCCCCCGGCCTGGCCCGCTCCGAGATGACGGAGGACTGGTTCACCCGCTACCCCGCCCAGGAGGCCAAAAGCAAAGCCTCCTCCCCGCAAAACCGCATGGCCGAACCCGAGGAAGTCGCCGAGGCGGCCGCCTGGCTCTGCAGCGACCACGCTTCCTTCATCACCGGCACCACCCTCCCCGTCGACGGCGGCGCCACCACCTGGTAGGCCCCCGGAACAGCGCCAGCGCTATCACTCCAGGTGCTTCCGACGCCACGGCGCCACCGTCCTGGCTTCGCAGAGAAGCAGGTCCGCAGAGAATCCGGGCCGTTGTGACGGTGGCACCCGCCGGACGGCGGCGGCCCGGTCGCGCGGCGCGATGCGAGCGCTCGCCTTCCACCAGCGCGTCGCCCGCGCGACGGTGGATACGGGCGAACCGCCAGAACGGCCGCGGCCCGTACTGACAGTTGGGCGTGGTCCACGGCGCCCGCAGGGCCCATGGCCCCATGCGGGCGTGAAGTGCCGGGTCCGCTCGGCGAGCCGCTCGCAGAGTTCCTGCACTCCGAGTTCGCGCTGCCGAACATGCATCCGCGTGATGTCTGCTGTGGTGACGCCCGGACGGCGGAACCCGCAAAAACGGGTGGTTTGTCCCTATAGGTGGCGGGCAGGCGCTCACCGAGTGCTTGGGATAACAGGTGCTCCTCAACGAGACGACCAGGCCCCCGATCCCTGGACCGCTCCCCCCACCGCGATGAGGAACACCCCCATGCCCAGCCGCCGTACCCACGACGACGCCCCCGACACCGAGCAGACCTTCCGTCACCTGGCCACCACTCCCCCCGGCCGCGAGCGCGACGCGCTGGTAGCGGAATTGGTGGAGGCCTGGCTGCCGCTGGCACGCCGCCTGGCCGGCCGGTTCCGCCACAAGGGCGAGAGCATGGACGACTTGAAGCAGGTCGCGGCCCTGGGTCTGCTCAAGGCGGTAGAACGCTACGACCCCGACCGCGGCGCCTTCCCCTCCTACGCCGTCCCCATGGTCACCGGTGAACTGCACCGCCACTTCCGCGACCACAGCTGGGACGTCCACGTCCCGCGGCGCGTACAGGAACTGCGCAACAAGGTCCGCAGCACCCACCAGGACCTCATGAACCGACCCGATCACCCCGCCGAGCCCGACCTCGAGGAGATCGCCGCGCAGGCGGGACTCACCCTGGCGGAGGTGCACAACGGCATGGAGGCCTGGGACAGCAACAACAGCCTCTCCCTGGATGCCGACATCGGCACCGCACCGCACGGCGACAGCTTCACCCTCGCCGACACTCTCGGACACACCGACCCCGGCTACGACCTGGCCACCGACCGCGAAGCCGCCAGGCGAGGCCTTGCCCAGCTCACAGAACGGGAACGCAGCATCCTCTACCTGCGCTTCTTCGAAGACATGCCGCAGTCCCGTATCGCAGAGGAGATCGGCGTCTCCCAAATGCACATCTCCCGCCTCATCACCCGCAGCTGCGCCCAGGTCCGCGAACACACCCAGGCCGACCCACGCCCCAGGCAGGCAGCCTGACCCTTGCGTTGGGCTCGCACCTGCGCACGACGGGTGCGGGAGCGCCTGGTTCCACAGAGGGACCTCGCAGGCCCGGCCGCACCGGAAGGATGCTCGCCTGTCGCGCCGGGTCGCGATGCCTTCAGTCCATCGTGGTGCGGCGGGCATACGCGCGGGCGGCACGGGCGCGGTCGCCGCAGCGGGTGGAGCACCACTGGCGGCGGCCGTGCTTGAGCAGGAAGCGGTTGCAGGGCGGGGACGCGCAGGCGGTCAGGCGGGCGGCGTCGGAGGCAGTGAGCAGGTCGGCGGCGTCGGAGGCGATGACGGCCAGGGCGTGCTCGACGATCGCGGTGGTGGGGTGGGGTGTGGCGCGGTAGGGGCCGGTCTCCGCGTCCCACATCAGGAGGGATGCGGTGGGGACCCGGGTCATCGCGTCATTGACCGCCGTGACGGCGGCGGGCGGGGCGGGCTGCCCGGCGACGCGGGAGGCCAGTAGCGACCTCACCTGCTCCCGCAGTACACGCAGCCGTGCCGCGCACACCTCCGCCAAGCCGGCGTCGGCCGGGGCGAGGTCGCGCCGCGCCAACCACTGCTCG
The sequence above is a segment of the Streptomyces sp. Je 1-369 genome. Coding sequences within it:
- a CDS encoding CGNR zinc finger domain-containing protein → MRSVEEFVTEEAATSSAPGEDEHPALALANSALVLPGGRTVDLLGTPAQAEQWLARRDLAPADAGLAEVCAARLRVLREQVRSLLASRVAGQPAPPAAVTAVNDAMTRVPTASLLMWDAETGPYRATPHPTTAIVEHALAVIASDAADLLTASDAARLTACASPPCNRFLLKHGRRQWCSTRCGDRARAARAYARRTTMD
- a CDS encoding SigB/SigF/SigG family RNA polymerase sigma factor, with product MPSRRTHDDAPDTEQTFRHLATTPPGRERDALVAELVEAWLPLARRLAGRFRHKGESMDDLKQVAALGLLKAVERYDPDRGAFPSYAVPMVTGELHRHFRDHSWDVHVPRRVQELRNKVRSTHQDLMNRPDHPAEPDLEEIAAQAGLTLAEVHNGMEAWDSNNSLSLDADIGTAPHGDSFTLADTLGHTDPGYDLATDREAARRGLAQLTERERSILYLRFFEDMPQSRIAEEIGVSQMHISRLITRSCAQVREHTQADPRPRQAA
- a CDS encoding glucose 1-dehydrogenase, with protein sequence MTQHQGSLAGKVALITGASSGIGAAAARVFTREGARVVLVARREDRLQTLVKELHAVGAEASYCTGDVQIATDMQRAVAYAVDTCGRLDIAFNNAGAAAEKSPLHLMDDATYDRIMDTNVRGVWNCLRPQISAMLTTGSGAIVNTSSVAGLVATSVAAPYIAAKHAVIGLTKVAAVEYAPHHIRINAIAPGLARSEMTEDWFTRYPAQEAKSKASSPQNRMAEPEEVAEAAAWLCSDHASFITGTTLPVDGGATTW